A single window of Paenibacillus sp. FSL H8-0537 DNA harbors:
- a CDS encoding alpha-E domain-containing protein: MLNRNAEALFWIGRYMERAENHARLIDVHYHLQAEDGADSEAVVQGQGAAAPTCKWSRIVDALGSRESYVQQYGSYSEQDVLRYMTLDRDNSNSLVSCVSHARGNLRTLREKVPSEMWDAVNGFYLWLREKQPEDLISESPHLFFGKIKEWTALFQGISQSVMPRENEWHFIECGRYLERAENTLRIIKAAYNTVMASGESWSNATGAYSYLQAMLRSLSGYQVFRRYYADGMSVESIVDFVILNEVFPRSVHFALHTLDEHMRDIRFQDMQLRSAHDKVIRQVSKVKADLACLDREDVALDRDGAIVGHLLDACQTLGGTFAKTFFRMGEASA; this comes from the coding sequence ATGCTTAATCGGAATGCTGAGGCATTATTTTGGATTGGTCGCTACATGGAACGGGCGGAAAACCATGCGCGTTTAATCGATGTCCACTATCATTTGCAGGCAGAGGATGGTGCAGATTCGGAGGCGGTGGTTCAAGGGCAGGGAGCTGCTGCTCCGACCTGCAAATGGTCGCGCATCGTGGATGCGCTGGGCAGCAGGGAGTCCTATGTCCAGCAATACGGCAGCTACAGCGAGCAGGATGTGCTGCGTTATATGACACTTGACCGCGACAATTCGAATTCACTTGTGTCCTGCGTCAGCCATGCCCGGGGCAATCTGCGTACGCTGCGCGAGAAGGTGCCGAGCGAGATGTGGGATGCGGTCAATGGCTTTTATTTGTGGCTGCGGGAGAAGCAGCCAGAGGATTTAATTTCGGAATCGCCGCATTTATTTTTCGGCAAAATCAAGGAATGGACGGCGCTGTTCCAAGGCATCAGCCAGTCTGTCATGCCACGTGAGAATGAGTGGCATTTTATCGAATGCGGCCGCTATCTGGAGCGGGCTGAAAACACGCTGCGCATTATTAAAGCAGCTTATAATACGGTCATGGCGAGCGGAGAGAGCTGGAGCAATGCGACAGGCGCGTATTCATACTTGCAGGCCATGCTGCGATCGCTGAGCGGCTATCAGGTGTTCCGGCGTTATTATGCCGATGGCATGTCGGTGGAATCGATAGTCGATTTTGTCATCTTGAATGAAGTGTTTCCGAGGTCGGTGCATTTTGCGCTGCATACGCTGGATGAGCATATGCGGGATATACGTTTTCAGGATATGCAGCTGCGCTCGGCGCATGACAAGGTTATTCGCCAGGTAAGCAAGGTGAAGGCGGATCTGGCCTGCCTGGATCGGGAAGATGTTGCGCTGGACCGTGACGGAGCAATCGTCGGCCATTTGCTCGATGCTTGCCAGACGCTGGGCGGCACCTTCGCCAAAACCTTTTTTCGCATGGGGGAGGCCAGTGCATGA
- a CDS encoding transglutaminase family protein, with amino-acid sequence MKLNISHVTQYDYGTPVTDSVNEIRLTPSTDERQSCYQQSIAIEPNAPLFSYEDFFGNRVHSFSVNGSHRKLTIRSQMTVVTKEALTPEQQVAALNSGGAAEVAWEWLQSEDAGNRFVEFLLPTAYTALSPEVEMYAVGVEDRKNNGLSVYGWLLALSQKIRAEFVYDPDATTVETKASDMFERRRGVCQDFAHLMIACCRSQQVPARYVSGYHFVGDLQGGTADFEQASHAWVEAYVPSLGWCSFDPTNEAPVGERYVKLGHGRDYKDIVPVKGVYRGSGQQMLKVTVDVRNVEE; translated from the coding sequence ATGAAGCTGAATATTTCGCATGTGACGCAATACGATTATGGAACGCCGGTTACGGACAGTGTCAATGAAATTCGTCTGACGCCGAGCACGGATGAACGCCAGTCCTGCTACCAGCAGTCCATTGCGATTGAGCCGAATGCGCCGCTGTTCAGCTATGAGGATTTTTTCGGCAATCGGGTGCATTCGTTTTCGGTTAACGGCTCGCACCGCAAGCTGACGATTCGCTCGCAAATGACCGTTGTGACGAAGGAGGCACTTACACCGGAGCAGCAGGTCGCTGCTCTGAACAGCGGCGGAGCAGCCGAAGTCGCTTGGGAGTGGCTGCAGTCAGAGGATGCGGGCAATCGTTTCGTGGAGTTTCTGCTGCCTACCGCTTATACGGCGCTGAGTCCGGAAGTGGAGATGTATGCAGTGGGCGTAGAGGATCGGAAAAATAATGGGCTGAGCGTATATGGCTGGCTGCTGGCGCTCTCCCAAAAAATTCGCGCCGAGTTCGTCTATGATCCAGATGCTACTACTGTGGAGACGAAGGCGAGCGACATGTTTGAACGCAGACGGGGCGTCTGCCAGGATTTCGCCCATCTGATGATTGCCTGCTGCCGTTCTCAGCAGGTTCCCGCCCGCTATGTGAGCGGCTATCATTTCGTTGGCGATTTGCAAGGCGGAACGGCAGATTTCGAGCAGGCGTCCCATGCATGGGTGGAAGCATATGTACCGTCGCTCGGCTGGTGCAGCTTCGATCCGACGAATGAAGCTCCTGTTGGCGAGCGTTACGTAAAGCTGGGCCATGGACGCGATTATAAAGATATCGTTCCGGTAAAAGGCGTTTATCGCGGAAGCGGGCAGCAGATGCTTAAGGTGACGGTGGATGTGCGCAACGTAGAGGAATGA
- a CDS encoding Ig domain protein group 2 domain protein yields MSLSAGTAVSLAEGPSDPAPVLQPSGSANGKKILFDNAHAQTAGAADWVIDGGFSDFGQALAGRGYYVKELRKSGPITLTDLSGYDVFVIPEANVPFKTSEQQAMLSYVQGGGSIFFIADHYNADRNKNRWDSSEVFNGYRRGAWSNPALGMSTAEASSAAMQSVASSDWLSNNFGMRIRYNALGNVNSGTIVPSSQSFGITSGVTSVTMHAGSTIAITDPTKAKGIVYMQQTSAAWGNAVDQGVYNGGGIAEGPYVAIGKNSLGKVAVIGDSSPVEDSTPKYLREETGGTKTTYDGFTEASNGALLVQLVDWLAVKESYTALNQVSGLTLDNATALLAIETPQTSTQPQAEPWATPAAGYKWWDSSTFKQGSYGSTSQPPTSGAVNETFETGTKAAYTVGSVTLGSGSWTFDNALLGDLATDKKNGTKAARVRAVGSIYMNFNVTGGANSVKVKHASFGSDTGATWKLQKSLNGGSTWTDVGSTYSSSQSLTEQTITVNESAAVRFKIVVAGTSGSRLNFDNFTIVQ; encoded by the coding sequence ATGTCTTTGTCAGCGGGTACGGCAGTTTCTTTAGCGGAAGGGCCATCTGATCCAGCTCCCGTCCTACAGCCCTCAGGAAGTGCCAACGGCAAAAAAATTCTGTTCGACAATGCCCATGCCCAAACAGCAGGGGCGGCAGATTGGGTCATCGACGGCGGCTTTTCCGATTTTGGACAAGCTCTTGCAGGCCGAGGCTATTACGTCAAGGAGCTTCGCAAAAGCGGCCCAATTACGCTAACAGACTTAAGCGGTTATGACGTCTTCGTTATTCCCGAAGCGAACGTGCCGTTCAAGACGAGCGAGCAGCAGGCTATGCTTTCGTATGTGCAGGGAGGAGGCAGCATTTTCTTCATCGCAGACCACTATAACGCGGATCGCAATAAAAACAGATGGGATTCCTCTGAAGTATTCAACGGCTACAGACGGGGAGCTTGGTCAAATCCTGCGCTGGGCATGAGCACAGCGGAAGCCAGCTCAGCCGCTATGCAGAGTGTAGCCAGCTCCGACTGGCTGTCGAACAACTTCGGCATGCGCATCCGTTACAATGCGCTAGGCAATGTAAACTCAGGAACGATCGTACCGTCGTCGCAATCTTTTGGCATTACTAGCGGCGTTACTTCGGTGACGATGCATGCCGGATCGACCATCGCCATTACAGATCCGACTAAAGCAAAGGGAATCGTCTACATGCAGCAGACTTCGGCTGCTTGGGGCAATGCGGTCGATCAAGGTGTCTATAATGGCGGGGGAATCGCCGAAGGCCCTTACGTCGCCATTGGCAAAAACAGTCTCGGCAAAGTAGCCGTTATCGGCGACTCTTCTCCTGTCGAAGACAGCACGCCTAAATATTTGCGCGAGGAAACAGGCGGCACCAAAACGACTTACGACGGCTTCACAGAAGCAAGCAATGGCGCTCTGCTCGTGCAGCTTGTGGACTGGCTCGCTGTTAAAGAAAGCTACACAGCACTGAATCAAGTAAGCGGCCTCACGCTTGACAATGCAACAGCGCTGCTTGCTATAGAAACGCCGCAAACGTCAACCCAGCCGCAGGCTGAACCATGGGCAACACCGGCAGCAGGCTATAAATGGTGGGACAGCTCCACCTTCAAGCAAGGCTCCTACGGCTCAACGTCGCAGCCGCCAACATCCGGAGCTGTAAACGAAACCTTCGAGACAGGCACGAAAGCAGCCTATACGGTAGGTTCGGTTACGCTCGGCTCAGGCTCATGGACCTTTGATAATGCGCTGCTTGGCGATCTAGCTACAGATAAGAAAAACGGAACCAAAGCCGCGAGAGTCAGGGCAGTAGGCTCCATTTACATGAATTTCAATGTGACAGGCGGCGCGAACAGCGTCAAAGTGAAGCATGCGAGCTTTGGCAGTGATACGGGAGCGACATGGAAGCTTCAGAAGTCGCTTAATGGCGGCTCCACTTGGACAGATGTCGGCAGCACTTACTCCAGCAGCCAGTCGTTAACCGAACAGACGATTACTGTAAATGAAAGTGCAGCGGTACGCTTCAAAATCGTAGTCGCCGGCACATCCGGCAGCCGCTTGAACTTTGATAATTTTACCATCGTCCAATAA
- a CDS encoding AAA family ATPase — protein sequence MYLRSAELLKERIPNYSTYPFSIPVIRSMSKLHFHTHITFFVGENGSGKSTFLEAMAYQCSFNTAGGGRNNSYDVDASESALGPYIRLSWMPKLTNGFFLRAETFYQFASYLDTMPESLPYYGGKSLHEQSHGEAFLSLFKHRFGKKAIYLLDEPEAALSPARQLALLRVIKDLEHDAQFIIATHSPILLGYPNAQIYNFDAKPVEEIRYEDTAHYQLTRRFLENRKNVLNELFSND from the coding sequence TTGTATTTACGGAGTGCAGAGCTGCTCAAGGAGCGTATTCCCAATTACAGCACTTATCCCTTTTCCATACCTGTCATCCGGTCAATGAGCAAGCTTCATTTTCATACCCATATCACCTTCTTTGTAGGCGAAAATGGTTCCGGAAAGTCCACCTTTTTAGAGGCTATGGCCTATCAATGCAGCTTTAACACCGCTGGCGGCGGGCGCAACAACAGCTACGACGTCGATGCCTCTGAATCCGCACTTGGTCCCTATATCCGGCTTTCCTGGATGCCCAAGCTCACGAACGGCTTTTTCCTGCGCGCAGAAACGTTCTATCAATTCGCCTCTTATCTTGATACAATGCCCGAGAGCCTGCCCTATTACGGGGGCAAATCGCTGCATGAGCAGTCGCATGGCGAAGCTTTTCTATCGTTGTTTAAGCACCGTTTTGGCAAAAAAGCGATCTATCTGCTCGACGAGCCCGAGGCCGCGCTATCTCCTGCCCGCCAGCTCGCGCTGCTTCGCGTCATTAAAGATTTGGAGCACGATGCCCAATTCATCATTGCGACTCACTCGCCGATCCTGCTTGGGTATCCGAACGCGCAAATTTACAATTTTGACGCCAAACCCGTTGAAGAAATTCGCTACGAGGACACGGCACACTACCAGCTAACCCGACGCTTTCTTGAAAATAGAAAAAATGTATTGAACGAGCTGTTCAGCAACGATTAG
- a CDS encoding glycosyltransferase family 2 protein: MISISLCMIVKNEEDTLGRCLSSIHDLVDEIIIVDTGSTDRTKFIASNYTELIFDREWTDDFAAVRNYAFSKAEKDYIFWLDADDILLENDRVKLANLKAELSQEVDSVRMNYHLAFDEYGNLASSISRNRLVKRANNYRWIGTVHEYLEVWGNIESSDIAVIHNSLHHDHDRNLMIYEKRLERGETFTPRDLYYYANELRDHEKYEQAILYYEKFLSTGEGWVEDNAATCGKLADCYNQLGDTERELESILRSFQYGSPRAEFCCRLGYYFLQQKDFETAGFWYNLAIERGQSDKRLGFVNMACSTWLPHLQLCVCYDRLGDYELAYRHNEAARAFRPDDPRVLQNKAYLKSLRVKAE, from the coding sequence ATGATTTCCATTAGCCTTTGTATGATTGTCAAAAATGAAGAAGACACCCTCGGCCGCTGCTTATCTTCCATCCACGATTTAGTTGATGAAATTATTATTGTAGATACGGGCTCGACTGACCGTACGAAATTCATCGCCAGCAATTATACGGAGCTGATTTTTGATAGGGAATGGACGGATGATTTTGCTGCTGTTAGAAACTATGCGTTCAGCAAGGCTGAGAAGGACTATATTTTTTGGCTCGATGCGGATGATATCCTGCTTGAAAATGATCGTGTAAAACTTGCTAATCTAAAGGCAGAACTGAGCCAAGAGGTCGACTCCGTCCGAATGAACTATCATTTAGCCTTCGATGAATATGGCAATCTGGCATCCAGCATTAGCCGCAACCGACTTGTCAAAAGGGCGAACAACTACCGATGGATTGGCACGGTGCATGAGTATTTAGAGGTGTGGGGAAACATTGAAAGCAGCGATATTGCCGTTATCCATAACAGTCTTCATCATGACCATGACCGTAATTTAATGATTTATGAAAAACGTCTGGAGCGCGGCGAGACATTTACCCCTCGTGATCTTTATTATTATGCGAATGAGCTTCGCGACCACGAAAAATATGAACAAGCGATTTTGTATTATGAAAAATTTCTTTCGACGGGCGAAGGCTGGGTGGAGGATAATGCGGCGACATGCGGCAAGCTGGCGGATTGCTATAATCAGCTTGGAGATACAGAGCGGGAGCTTGAATCGATATTAAGATCGTTTCAATATGGCAGTCCGCGGGCGGAATTTTGCTGCCGGCTAGGGTATTATTTTTTGCAGCAAAAAGATTTCGAGACGGCTGGTTTCTGGTATAACCTTGCAATTGAGCGTGGGCAGTCCGACAAACGGCTGGGCTTTGTCAATATGGCCTGCTCAACCTGGCTGCCGCATCTTCAGCTATGCGTCTGCTACGATCGTTTAGGTGATTACGAGCTGGCCTATCGGCATAATGAGGCTGCCCGAGCTTTCCGACCAGATGATCCGAGAGTGCTGCAAAATAAAGCCTACCTGAAGTCGTTGCGGGTGAAAGCGGAATAA
- a CDS encoding RidA family protein: MNNLGITRKNPAGMPSPVGNYSHITKIPRNSELYVTSGQIGTDQNGNIPNTLNEQIDNTFANINFLLKSEQLTSDHIIKVNIWATEKIDWDYLYEKWAELFGIHYPSMTIGYLSELGLPEIKIEIEIWAAKA, encoded by the coding sequence ATGAATAATTTAGGAATCACCAGAAAAAATCCAGCAGGCATGCCTAGTCCAGTAGGAAATTACAGCCATATTACAAAAATCCCAAGAAATTCAGAGCTGTATGTGACTTCCGGTCAAATCGGAACGGACCAAAACGGCAACATTCCAAACACTTTGAATGAACAAATCGACAATACGTTTGCTAACATCAACTTTTTACTGAAATCCGAACAATTAACCTCCGATCATATTATTAAGGTGAACATATGGGCCACCGAAAAAATAGATTGGGATTATCTCTACGAAAAATGGGCGGAACTATTCGGCATTCATTATCCATCTATGACGATTGGTTATCTTTCGGAATTAGGACTGCCCGAAATAAAAATAGAAATTGAAATATGGGCGGCTAAAGCTTAA
- a CDS encoding SpoVR family protein: protein MNQDEIRALERSIDEITEIAQGFGLDFYPMRYEICPADIIYTFGAYGMPTRYSHWSFGKTFNKMKLQYDFGLSKIYELVINSNPCYAFLLQGNSLIQNKLIVAHVLAHCDFFKNNARFSTSNRNMVESMSATAERIQQYEMDYGLEAVEKFIDAVLAIQEHVDSAIIKPYQLDKTRYIEMLTTEQNRSVNTATPSEYEDLWGLDPNDAQHQDQTPPPKHFPPAPEKDLIWFIEEYSPLLTDWQRDIMSMMRDEMLYFWPQLETKIMNEGWASYWHQRIIRELDLTSEETIEFAKLNSSVVVPSRHTLNPYYLGLKIFEDIEKRWDKPTVEEQRRFGRVPGKGREKMFEVRELDSDISFLRNYLTKDLVKELDLYVFEKKGPEWKITDKSWENIRDQLVYSKVNGGFPSLFVTDGDFNRVGELYLLHKYEGMELDLKYVERTLPHVVHLWGKSVHLETVVEDKKIVFSCDGKKTSRKFV from the coding sequence ATGAACCAGGATGAGATCCGCGCATTGGAGCGGTCCATCGATGAAATTACGGAAATCGCTCAAGGCTTTGGCCTCGATTTCTACCCGATGAGGTATGAGATTTGCCCAGCCGACATTATTTATACGTTTGGCGCTTATGGCATGCCGACGCGCTACAGCCACTGGAGCTTTGGGAAAACCTTCAACAAAATGAAGCTGCAGTATGATTTTGGACTTAGTAAAATTTACGAGCTCGTTATTAACTCTAACCCCTGCTATGCCTTCCTGCTGCAGGGCAATTCACTTATTCAGAACAAGCTGATCGTCGCGCACGTTCTCGCCCATTGTGATTTTTTCAAAAATAACGCCCGTTTCAGTACCTCAAACCGCAATATGGTCGAAAGCATGTCCGCTACAGCAGAACGCATTCAGCAGTATGAAATGGATTACGGCCTGGAAGCGGTCGAGAAATTTATCGATGCTGTGCTTGCCATTCAGGAGCATGTGGACTCGGCTATTATTAAGCCATACCAGCTCGATAAAACCCGCTATATTGAAATGCTGACGACGGAGCAGAACCGCTCTGTCAACACGGCGACCCCATCCGAATATGAGGATTTATGGGGACTTGACCCGAATGATGCACAGCATCAGGATCAAACGCCACCGCCAAAGCATTTCCCACCAGCGCCGGAAAAGGATTTGATCTGGTTTATCGAGGAATATTCGCCCCTGCTTACGGACTGGCAGCGCGATATTATGTCAATGATGCGCGATGAAATGCTGTATTTCTGGCCGCAACTGGAAACGAAAATTATGAACGAGGGCTGGGCGTCATACTGGCATCAGCGCATTATTCGCGAGCTGGACCTTACAAGCGAGGAAACGATTGAATTCGCCAAGCTGAATTCCTCGGTCGTCGTACCCTCCCGGCACACGCTGAATCCGTATTATTTAGGACTGAAAATTTTCGAGGATATTGAGAAGCGTTGGGATAAGCCGACAGTAGAGGAGCAGCGGCGCTTCGGGCGCGTGCCGGGCAAGGGCCGGGAAAAAATGTTCGAGGTACGCGAGCTCGATTCAGATATTTCGTTTCTCCGCAATTATTTGACCAAGGATTTGGTCAAGGAGTTGGACCTGTATGTTTTCGAGAAGAAGGGGCCCGAGTGGAAAATAACCGATAAATCATGGGAAAACATCCGCGACCAGCTTGTTTATTCCAAAGTGAACGGCGGCTTCCCCAGCCTATTCGTTACAGATGGCGATTTCAACCGTGTAGGCGAGCTGTATCTGCTGCACAAATATGAAGGCATGGAGCTTGATCTGAAATATGTCGAGCGCACGCTGCCGCATGTCGTCCATCTCTGGGGCAAATCCGTCCATCTCGAAACCGTCGTCGAGGACAAAAAAATCGTGTTCAGCTGCGACGGCAAAAAAACGAGCCGTAAGTTTGTTTAA